The sequence TGTGCCTTTAACACCTTGAATGGTAGTTGCATTTGTTAATTCAACCTTTGAAAGATATTGTGAAACGGCTGCATCATATGAACATCCATGTTGGAATGCTTTTAATGCCAATTTCTTTCTCTCTTCCAATGTGATTGAGCTTAAAACATTGGTGGAATCAGTTGATGATTGTATACGCTCACCAATCCATTTATAATCTGATGGATCGACAatgattaaaacattttgaaaattctttGATGATGCTCTAATTAATGTGTGTCCGccaatatcaatattttcaattgcttCCTCTAATGTTGTTGATTCTTTTGATACTGTCTCTACGAATGGATATAAATTTACAACTACGattgaaattggtttaatgttatatttatttaaatcggCTTGATGATGTGCCAACTCTGGACGTGCTAATAAACCACCATGAATCTTTGGATGTAAAGTTTTCACTCTACCATCTAACATCTCTGGATACTCTGTAACATCTGAAACTTGTTGAACTTTTAATCCATTATCAACCAATGATTTTGCTGTACCACctgttgaaattaaattaaatcctTTACTTGAAAGAatctttgaaaattcaacaatACCACTTTTATTATAAACACTTAATAATGCTTGcattctttaattatttaatttaaaaaaaataaaaaataaaaaaaaattaatattaatttaaaaaattatattattttattaaaaaaaaaaaaaaaataaaaataaaaaaataaaaaaaaaaaaaagtatccGACGTTTCGTTTCGTTTGGTTGCActtcatcaaaaaaaaaaaaaataaaaaaaaaataaaaaataaaaaaaaaaaaaagtaaaaacaGAAgagtaaaaattttatagatataattaccttttttttttttttttttttttatttatgtgAACtaactaataaataaaataatttgttgaaaaataaaaataaaaataaaataaaaaaaaaaaaaaaattctctTGTAGTGGTGTgtgttaataaaataaaaattaaaaaaaaaaaaaaaaaaaaaaattaaaattaattgtgcATTTTACTTCCGTTTTGTTTTGCCGAAATCATGTTTCCaaaaggaaaataaaaaaaagtgaaaggGGTGTgaatgattttataaataaaaattatttacacactgttttttatttatttttattttttttatttttttatttttattttttattgatttactGTTTCCATTAAAAGTTTTGCTccttttaattctatttttatcatcaaaataaaataaaaaaaatttaaataattagtatttatttattttattttattatttattttttttattataatttatagaATTAACTTACCATAATATAATACATTAAATTTCTTTGCACTAATTTCAAAAGGATGATTagtaatttcattatttgaatgatttttaactttaaaatttaattgaacacTTGGAGAATTTACTTCTTGAATTGTATTTGAACTTAGAATGAAATCAACTCTCCAATCCAATGAATGTAATgaaggtaattttaaagtattattatGAAAGATTGAACGTAACTTTTCTTTATGTTCTCTGAATGCTCTTGAAATGGAATCACAATGTTCCTTTGGTAAACCAAGTTGTTGTAATTCGGTTGATAATGTActttcatcaacatcatttttaactgaattaaatataataaaatgaattgcTGCAATTAATGCTTTAATATCTCCAATTACAAATCCTGCATCTTTAACTAATTTCTCAACTTTTTCAaactataatttaaaaataatgataataataataataataataataataataataataataataataataataataataataataataataataataataatatttcaatatgttaatattatagaaataaaataaaaatattataataataataataacaaataactTACATCTATATTTTCACCTGATGCTAAACTTGTTATAACTTGTActgttaataatttaattcttaTATTTGTCTAAATGTGTATGATaagaagaattaataaatcaaatttgatttgtttattattattattattattttattattgccattattatcattattattattgaaacctacaatttttgataatggtgaaattTCACAAATAAACCATCTTGGGCATTTAAATCTccacaaatttaaatttctaaataatacaatttcgagtataaaaaaaaaaatctttgttTTATTCTTAAAAATAGAGAGGGATATATACCATTTTTGTCCTTTGAGAGagatttttggttttttttttttttaaaattggagatagaattatattttttttttttttttcacttttttattttcactttttttttttttcacttttttttttttaatcaaattttaattattatcttttttcacGTCTGggtcaaaaataaaaataaaaataaaaaaataaaaaaggtaaCTTAGAAAGATCttttcctaaaaaaaaaataataaacaaaaaaaaaaaaataaaaaaaaggaaaaaatcaaatgtaaaaataaaaaaaaaaaaaaaagtttaaaaagaaaaagcaaatgaatcttttttggttccaaataaaaaataaaaataaaaaaaaaaaaaaaatatcttttccCACGaaacttgtttttttttttttaatttcattttaaaatttaaaatttgattattatacaatatatatatttttaaaaaatgaataagtttatttttaaaatatttattttaattagttttataattttaaataattattatttttgtttaggTTATACAGTACCACAATTATATGCAAATTTTATACCATaccaaaatgaaaaatgtaTAGGTGATAGTATTGGGGTTGG comes from Dictyostelium discoideum AX4 chromosome 2 chromosome, whole genome shotgun sequence and encodes:
- the commd4 gene encoding COMM domain-containing protein 4 — encoded protein: MTNIRIKLLTVQVITSLASGENIDFEKVEKLVKDAGFVIGDIKALIAAIHFIIFNSVKNDVDESTLSTELQQLGLPKEHCDSISRAFREHKEKLRSIFHNNTLKLPSLHSLDWRVDFILSSNTIQEVNSPSVQLNFKVKNHSNNEITNHPFEISAKKFNVLYYELKGAKLLMETVNQ